One part of the Gemmatimonas sp. genome encodes these proteins:
- a CDS encoding family 10 glycosylhydrolase: MRWRACRAGVALAMLGAAACGGTTTDPAGGSAPPPPPPPPPPPPVAFTVPPIAREFRGMWIATVANIDWPSRSGLTAAQQQAELGLLLDVAQQTGLNAVILQVRAAGDALYPSTLEPWSRVLTGTQGGDPGYDPLAFAVQQARLRGLELHAWFNPFRAGNLSDTARLAPTHFAVRRPDVVRRCGQLWFDPGEQAVHDQAIAVVRDVVRRYDVDAVHIDDFFYPYPDVCTSFPDSATYRRYTQGGGTLSLGDWRRDNVNRFVERLYRETHAVSPLARVGVSPFGIWRPGNPAGIVGLDAFATIYADSRRWLQSGWVDYFAPQLYWSIASSGQSFPALLDWWAQQNSMRRHLWPGLASYRIGTGVSPFNAAEIPSQVALTRAATPASGGASGSILYNASSVRNNLGGFATTLAGGLYANGAIPPASSWLDATPPAAPTVRVNAGTTSHTLSIASGSADSWWYLVRWRASGAWRQRLVAISQSTVEVPAAGVDGIVVNAVDRAGNASSDAVWRP, encoded by the coding sequence GTGAGGTGGCGCGCGTGCCGCGCCGGCGTGGCGCTGGCCATGCTTGGTGCGGCCGCGTGCGGTGGGACCACCACCGACCCCGCCGGGGGCAGCGCACCGCCGCCCCCACCCCCGCCGCCGCCGCCGCCGCCGGTCGCGTTCACGGTGCCGCCCATTGCGCGGGAATTCCGGGGCATGTGGATCGCCACGGTGGCCAACATCGATTGGCCGTCGCGCAGCGGGCTCACCGCCGCCCAGCAGCAGGCGGAGCTGGGGCTGCTGCTCGATGTGGCGCAGCAGACGGGGCTCAACGCCGTCATTCTGCAGGTACGCGCCGCGGGCGACGCGCTGTACCCCTCCACGCTCGAGCCCTGGTCACGCGTGCTCACGGGCACGCAGGGCGGCGACCCGGGCTATGACCCGCTTGCCTTTGCGGTGCAGCAGGCGCGGCTGCGCGGGCTCGAACTGCACGCGTGGTTCAATCCGTTCCGGGCCGGCAACCTCAGCGACACGGCGCGGCTGGCGCCCACGCACTTCGCGGTGCGCCGTCCTGATGTGGTGCGGCGGTGCGGGCAGCTCTGGTTCGATCCGGGAGAGCAGGCCGTGCACGACCAGGCCATCGCGGTCGTGCGCGATGTGGTGCGCCGCTACGACGTGGACGCGGTGCATATCGACGACTTCTTCTACCCGTACCCCGACGTCTGCACGAGCTTCCCCGACAGCGCCACCTATCGGCGCTACACGCAGGGCGGGGGCACGCTGTCGCTGGGCGACTGGCGCCGCGACAACGTGAACCGCTTCGTGGAGCGGCTCTACCGCGAGACACACGCCGTCTCGCCGCTGGCGCGCGTGGGCGTGAGCCCGTTCGGTATCTGGCGGCCCGGCAATCCCGCCGGCATCGTGGGGCTCGACGCGTTCGCGACCATCTATGCCGACTCGCGCCGGTGGCTGCAGAGCGGATGGGTGGACTACTTCGCGCCGCAGCTGTACTGGAGCATCGCGAGCAGCGGGCAGAGCTTCCCTGCGCTGCTGGATTGGTGGGCGCAGCAGAACAGCATGCGCCGCCATCTCTGGCCGGGGCTCGCCTCGTATCGCATTGGCACCGGCGTGTCGCCGTTCAACGCGGCGGAAATCCCCTCGCAGGTGGCGCTCACGCGTGCCGCAACCCCCGCCAGCGGCGGCGCGAGCGGCAGCATTCTCTACAACGCCAGCAGCGTGCGCAACAATCTGGGCGGCTTTGCCACCACCCTGGCGGGCGGGCTGTACGCGAACGGCGCCATTCCGCCCGCGAGCAGCTGGCTCGATGCCACGCCCCCTGCGGCGCCAACCGTTCGCGTCAACGCCGGCACCACGTCGCACACCCTGTCGATTGCCTCGGGGAGCGCCGACAGCTGGTGGTACCTGGTGCGCTGGCGCGCCAGCGGCGCATGGCGTCAGCGACTCGTGGCCATTTCCCAGTCAACCGTCGAGGTGCCCGCCGCTGGCGTGGACGGCATCGTCGTGAACGCGGTGGACCGGGCCGGGAATGCGTCGAGCGACGCGGTGTGGAGGCCGTAG
- a CDS encoding MFS transporter: MSGAVTSSPSRLRSIIGGSIGNLVEWYDWYAYSAFSLYFAKSFFPPASQTAQLLNTAAVFAVGFFMRPIGGWLMGRYADRHGRRAALTFSVILMCAGSLLIAVTPSYASIGLAAPALLLLARLLQGLSVGGEYGASATYLSEMAGQRHRGFWSSFQYVTLIGGQLIALAVLLIIQRYLDKPAIEAWGWRIPFVIGALCAVVAIWLRRSMEETSDFEKDRASRPQASAAATIRGLMEHPRAVLTVVGLTAGGTVAFYTFTTYAQKFLVNTVGFTAQQATFINAVTLLVYLCLQPIVGAISDVVGRRPVLTAFGIAGSLGTIPLFRALESTQSVSGAIWLLLAALTAVSGYTAINAVVKAELFPTSIRALGVGFPYAVTVALFGGTAEYIALYFKNIGRESWFYYYVTGCIVCSLLVYATMRESSKLGHMSE, from the coding sequence ATGAGCGGCGCCGTCACGAGCAGTCCGTCGCGGCTGCGATCGATCATCGGCGGCAGCATCGGCAACCTGGTGGAGTGGTACGACTGGTACGCCTACTCGGCGTTCTCCCTCTATTTCGCGAAGAGCTTCTTCCCACCGGCCAGTCAGACGGCGCAACTGCTCAACACGGCGGCGGTGTTTGCCGTGGGCTTCTTCATGCGCCCCATTGGCGGGTGGCTCATGGGGCGCTACGCCGACCGGCATGGCCGGCGCGCGGCGCTGACGTTCAGCGTCATCCTCATGTGCGCGGGGTCGCTGCTCATTGCTGTCACGCCCAGCTATGCCAGCATTGGTCTGGCAGCCCCGGCACTGCTGCTCCTCGCGCGGCTGCTGCAGGGGCTGAGCGTGGGCGGCGAGTACGGCGCCAGCGCCACCTACCTGAGCGAAATGGCCGGCCAGCGGCACCGCGGTTTCTGGTCGAGCTTCCAGTACGTGACGCTCATTGGGGGCCAGCTCATTGCGCTGGCGGTGCTGTTGATCATCCAGCGCTACCTCGACAAGCCGGCCATCGAAGCGTGGGGCTGGCGCATTCCGTTCGTGATCGGCGCGCTGTGCGCCGTGGTGGCCATCTGGCTGCGCCGCAGCATGGAGGAAACCTCCGACTTCGAGAAGGACCGCGCGTCGCGCCCGCAGGCCAGCGCCGCCGCCACGATTCGCGGGCTCATGGAGCACCCGCGCGCGGTGCTCACGGTCGTGGGGCTCACGGCCGGTGGCACGGTGGCGTTCTATACCTTCACGACCTACGCCCAGAAGTTCCTGGTGAATACGGTGGGCTTTACGGCGCAGCAGGCCACCTTCATCAACGCGGTGACGCTGCTCGTGTATCTCTGCCTCCAGCCCATCGTGGGTGCCATTTCCGATGTGGTGGGCCGGCGTCCCGTGCTCACCGCCTTCGGCATCGCGGGCTCACTGGGCACCATCCCGCTCTTCCGCGCTCTCGAGAGCACGCAGAGCGTGAGCGGTGCCATCTGGCTGCTGCTGGCCGCGCTGACTGCGGTGAGCGGGTACACGGCCATCAACGCCGTGGTGAAGGCCGAGCTCTTCCCCACCAGCATCCGCGCCCTCGGCGTGGGCTTTCCGTATGCCGTCACCGTGGCGCTCTTTGGCGGTACGGCCGAGTACATCGCGCTCTACTTCAAGAACATCGGGCGCGAGAGCTGGTTCTACTACTACGTGACCGGCTGCATCGTGTGCTCACTGCTGGTGTACGCGACGATGCGGGAATCGTCGAAGCTGGGCCACATGAGCGAGTGA
- a CDS encoding serine hydrolase domain-containing protein — MSHPFFRGVACGMTAALLLLPVAGRAQSIPAWAPTLDSVVTAALATSRAPGATVAVVHNGRLVYTKGYGLANVETRLPMEAGMLLRVGSVTKMFTGALLASLAEKGQLDMQQPIGTYVTSLAGKRVGTVTTHQLMTHSAGWIDNAVAYGRMGEGALGEVMREVGDTLFFTDAGRTFSYSNPSISMAGYVAEVAGKQRYASLVESLVMRPTGMSRSTFKPLEALTWPIAMGHLVAGANNPPTIVRPFTENTAQWASGFLLSSAPELARFAMAVMNDGELDGARVFPQGVIRRLTTGYVPHPGGSGLDSAMYAYGLVVGRTALFGRPERVWTHGGSINGYNADVYMLPDRKTAVVTLVNGPGSGIAGIRLKALELALGTAPQGRPVTATRELTAAERAQLVGRYAMGRRVVEVREAEGGLVLVQDGMSVPLLRGGDNEIVGRAPATVRMHTRVENGRVTYLYSGSRALARQP; from the coding sequence ATGAGCCATCCATTCTTTCGGGGCGTCGCGTGTGGCATGACCGCGGCCCTCCTGCTGCTGCCGGTCGCGGGACGCGCCCAGTCCATCCCGGCCTGGGCGCCCACCCTCGACTCCGTCGTGACCGCGGCACTGGCCACCTCACGGGCGCCGGGGGCTACGGTCGCCGTGGTGCACAACGGGCGGCTGGTGTACACCAAGGGCTACGGCCTCGCCAATGTCGAAACCCGCCTCCCCATGGAGGCCGGCATGCTCCTCCGCGTGGGGTCGGTGACCAAGATGTTCACCGGCGCCCTGCTCGCCTCGCTCGCCGAGAAGGGGCAACTCGACATGCAGCAGCCCATCGGCACGTATGTGACGTCGCTCGCCGGCAAGCGCGTGGGCACCGTGACCACGCACCAGCTCATGACGCACAGCGCCGGCTGGATCGACAACGCCGTGGCGTACGGGCGCATGGGTGAGGGCGCCCTGGGCGAGGTGATGCGGGAGGTGGGGGACACCCTCTTCTTCACCGACGCGGGACGCACCTTCAGCTACTCCAATCCGAGCATCAGCATGGCCGGATATGTGGCCGAGGTGGCGGGCAAGCAGCGATACGCCTCGCTCGTGGAGTCGCTCGTGATGCGCCCCACCGGCATGAGCCGCAGCACCTTCAAGCCGCTCGAGGCCCTCACCTGGCCCATTGCCATGGGGCATCTGGTGGCCGGCGCCAACAACCCGCCCACCATCGTGCGGCCGTTCACGGAGAATACGGCGCAGTGGGCCTCCGGCTTTCTCCTCTCGAGTGCGCCCGAGCTGGCGCGCTTTGCCATGGCCGTCATGAATGACGGGGAACTCGACGGCGCGCGCGTGTTTCCTCAGGGGGTGATCCGGCGCCTCACCACCGGCTACGTGCCACACCCCGGAGGCAGCGGGCTCGATTCGGCCATGTACGCGTATGGTCTGGTCGTTGGCCGCACGGCGCTCTTTGGCCGCCCGGAGCGGGTGTGGACGCACGGCGGATCGATCAACGGCTACAACGCCGATGTGTACATGCTCCCCGATCGCAAGACCGCCGTCGTGACGCTGGTGAACGGCCCGGGCAGTGGGATTGCCGGCATTCGCCTCAAGGCGCTCGAGTTGGCGCTGGGCACTGCACCGCAGGGGCGCCCGGTCACCGCCACGCGTGAACTCACCGCCGCCGAACGCGCACAACTCGTGGGGCGCTACGCCATGGGACGCAGGGTGGTGGAGGTGAGGGAGGCCGAGGGTGGGCTGGTTCTCGTGCAGGACGGGATGTCCGTGCCCCTGTTGCGCGGTGGTGACAACGAAATCGTAGGACGCGCCCCGGCAACGGTGCGCATGCACACCCGCGTGGAGAACGGGAGGGTGACGTACCTGTACAGCGGTTCGCGGGCACTGGCGCGGCAACCGTGA
- a CDS encoding thioesterase family protein — protein sequence MSFAKHGLQVFEIPIDVRPQDIDDNDHVNNVVYLQWIFDVALEHWNVSAPQAMKDAYGWVATRHEIDYRREALLGDSIVARTWIGTVDSRRFERLTEIVRTSDDHVLCRGRSIWTLLSRETGRIIRIPPDMVQLFSAYMHPG from the coding sequence ATGTCATTCGCCAAGCACGGCCTGCAGGTCTTCGAGATCCCCATCGACGTCCGCCCGCAGGATATCGACGACAACGACCACGTGAACAACGTGGTCTACCTGCAGTGGATCTTCGATGTCGCGCTCGAACACTGGAACGTGAGCGCCCCCCAGGCGATGAAGGACGCCTACGGGTGGGTGGCCACACGGCACGAGATCGACTACCGGCGGGAGGCGCTCCTTGGCGACTCCATCGTGGCACGCACCTGGATTGGTACCGTCGATTCCCGACGCTTCGAGCGTCTCACCGAGATCGTGCGTACCTCCGACGACCACGTGCTCTGCCGCGGACGCTCCATCTGGACGCTGCTCTCGCGCGAAACCGGGCGCATTATCCGTATTCCCCCCGATATGGTGCAGCTGTTCTCGGCGTACATGCATCCGGGGTGA
- a CDS encoding ROK family protein: protein MPDSPHPTVPAPRVPPPRAIRIGIDLGGTKIEAVALDPAGHIVARERVPTPRSYPETVQALTDLVGALERPLGVQATVGIGIPGVVVPETGLVKNANSTWLIGQPLQRDLETALARAVRMENDANCFALSEASDGAAAGARVVFGVIMGTGCGGGIVVNGQLLTGRNLIAGEWGHNPLPWPQLDEIPGPPCYCGKRGCIETWISGPAVAADHTRATGETLTAPEIMAAASRGEPGAVATRARLVHRAARSLATVINVLDPDVIVLGGGLSNTEGLATDLERAVAPWVFSDRVTTQVVVNRHGDASGVRGAAWLWG, encoded by the coding sequence ATGCCCGACTCTCCGCATCCGACCGTCCCTGCCCCCCGCGTCCCGCCCCCGCGCGCCATTCGCATCGGCATCGATCTGGGTGGTACCAAGATCGAGGCGGTGGCCCTCGACCCCGCCGGCCACATCGTGGCGCGGGAGCGCGTGCCGACGCCCCGCAGCTACCCGGAAACGGTCCAGGCGCTGACTGACCTCGTGGGGGCACTCGAGCGCCCGCTTGGTGTGCAGGCCACGGTGGGCATAGGCATTCCCGGCGTCGTGGTCCCCGAGACGGGGCTCGTGAAGAACGCCAACTCCACCTGGCTCATTGGCCAGCCGCTGCAGCGCGACCTCGAAACGGCCCTCGCCCGCGCGGTCCGCATGGAGAACGACGCCAACTGCTTCGCCCTCTCGGAAGCCAGCGACGGCGCGGCTGCCGGGGCCCGCGTGGTGTTCGGGGTGATCATGGGCACCGGCTGCGGCGGCGGCATCGTGGTCAACGGCCAGCTGCTCACGGGGCGCAACCTCATTGCTGGCGAATGGGGGCACAACCCGCTGCCATGGCCGCAGCTGGACGAGATCCCCGGGCCACCCTGCTACTGCGGCAAGCGGGGGTGCATCGAGACGTGGATCTCCGGCCCGGCGGTCGCGGCCGACCACACGCGTGCGACCGGCGAGACGCTGACGGCACCGGAGATCATGGCGGCCGCATCGCGCGGGGAGCCCGGCGCCGTGGCCACACGCGCGCGCCTCGTGCACCGGGCGGCGCGCAGCCTTGCCACCGTCATCAACGTGCTCGACCCCGATGTCATCGTGCTGGGCGGTGGCCTCTCGAACACCGAGGGGTTGGCCACCGACCTCGAGCGTGCCGTGGCCCCGTGGGTCTTCTCCGACCGCGTGACCACCCAGGTGGTCGTGAACCGCCACGGCGATGCCAGCGGCGTGCGTGGCGCGGCGTGGCTGTGGGGGTGA
- a CDS encoding NADP-dependent isocitrate dehydrogenase, translating into MQNVPITVAYGDGIGPEIMRATLRVLEAAGARIAPETIEIGEAVYKRGQSSGIETASWDSLRRTKVFLKSPITTPQGGGFKSLNVTVRKTLGLYANVRPSVSYDPYVATKHPGVDVVIVRENEEDLYAGIEHRQSDEVYQCLKLVSRPGCEKIVRYAFEYARVNGRKRVTCMTKDNIMKLTDGLFHQVFNEIAKEYPDIASDHMIIDIGAARLATRPETFDVIVTLNLYGDIISDIVAEVTGSVGLGGSANIGDHCAMFEAVHGSAPDISGQGIANPSGLLLAAVMMLVHIGQGEVAEKIHNAWLATLEDGVHTGDIYHEKVSELKVGTDAFAQAVIDRLGRVPQRFTPVAYAGGSPIAVAGRVSTLHPAHKELTGIDVFLHWRGRPDVLGPQLAALDGDGLALTMVTNRGVKVYPDGLPETFCTDHWRCRFMAPAGKTATRSQVLSLLMRVGNAGLDFVKTEHLYTFDGQTGFSLGQGQ; encoded by the coding sequence ATGCAGAACGTCCCCATTACCGTGGCCTACGGCGACGGGATCGGCCCCGAGATCATGCGCGCCACCCTCCGTGTGCTGGAGGCGGCCGGTGCCCGCATTGCCCCCGAGACCATCGAGATCGGCGAGGCCGTGTACAAGCGCGGCCAGTCCAGCGGCATCGAGACCGCCAGCTGGGACAGCCTTCGGCGCACCAAGGTGTTCCTCAAGTCGCCCATCACCACGCCGCAAGGGGGAGGATTCAAGAGCCTCAACGTGACGGTGCGCAAGACGCTTGGCCTGTACGCCAACGTGCGACCCAGCGTGAGCTACGATCCCTACGTGGCCACCAAGCACCCCGGCGTGGACGTGGTCATCGTGCGCGAGAACGAGGAAGACCTGTACGCGGGCATCGAACACCGGCAGAGCGACGAGGTGTACCAGTGCCTCAAGCTCGTGTCGCGCCCCGGCTGCGAGAAGATCGTGCGCTACGCCTTCGAGTATGCGCGCGTGAACGGCCGCAAGCGCGTCACGTGCATGACGAAGGACAACATCATGAAGCTCACCGACGGGCTCTTTCATCAGGTCTTCAACGAGATCGCGAAGGAGTACCCGGACATCGCCAGCGATCACATGATCATCGACATCGGGGCGGCGCGGCTGGCCACGCGCCCCGAGACGTTCGATGTCATCGTCACGCTCAATCTCTACGGGGACATCATCTCCGACATCGTGGCCGAGGTGACCGGCTCGGTGGGGCTCGGCGGGTCGGCCAACATCGGCGATCATTGCGCCATGTTCGAGGCGGTGCACGGCAGTGCGCCCGACATCTCGGGACAGGGGATCGCCAACCCCAGCGGGTTGCTGCTCGCTGCCGTGATGATGCTGGTGCACATCGGCCAGGGGGAGGTGGCCGAGAAGATCCACAACGCGTGGCTGGCCACGCTGGAAGACGGCGTGCACACCGGCGACATCTACCACGAGAAGGTGTCGGAGCTGAAGGTGGGGACCGACGCCTTTGCGCAGGCGGTGATCGATCGGCTGGGCCGGGTGCCGCAGCGCTTCACGCCGGTGGCGTACGCCGGCGGCTCGCCCATTGCCGTGGCGGGGCGGGTGTCCACGCTGCATCCGGCGCACAAGGAGCTCACCGGCATCGACGTGTTCCTGCACTGGCGGGGGCGCCCCGATGTGCTGGGGCCGCAGCTGGCCGCCCTCGATGGTGATGGGCTGGCGCTCACCATGGTCACCAATCGCGGCGTCAAGGTGTACCCCGACGGCTTGCCGGAGACGTTCTGCACCGATCACTGGCGGTGCCGCTTCATGGCGCCGGCCGGCAAGACGGCCACGCGGTCGCAGGTGCTCTCGCTGCTCATGCGGGTGGGGAATGCCGGGCTCGACTTCGTGAAGACCGAGCATCTGTACACCTTCGACGGGCAGACCGGCTTCTCGCTGGGGCAGGGGCAGTGA
- a CDS encoding ankyrin repeat domain-containing protein codes for MIDPSLSTPFLVASAVPVDAAHRSGTLDAARALLASQPALAEHSVYAAAVTGNAAAVRQWLQQNATLATTSGGPHHWDPLTWCCFSRWLRDDPSRHAEFVEVARVLLEAGAPANTGFVDHTHGETPQRESALYGAAGVAFCAPLTALLLAHGADPNDEEVPYHAAEEYAHEVVAALLAAPVPLTRDSLATMLLRAADWHDDTGVRLLLQHGVHPDHPGRWPHSPFLQAVRRDNEARIVERMLDAGADPLRRFGDANALETAAWHGRTDLLQRFAERGVPLPDDGLAAVAVDATLGDLHAVRARLSRDAMVREAFLARAAAFACRAAGNGMLAPLGVLLQLLPTVDVRWGEGDGYWDIAPHSTPLHVAAWRAQHAVVQQLIEAGADVHACDGRGRTPLQRAVAACVASFWMNRRQPTSVRALLEAGASAEGIALPTGYDAIDALFERGGMG; via the coding sequence ATGATCGACCCGTCGCTCTCCACGCCGTTCCTCGTGGCGTCGGCCGTTCCCGTCGACGCCGCGCATCGTTCGGGCACGCTCGACGCCGCACGGGCCCTGCTGGCGTCGCAGCCCGCGCTTGCGGAACACAGTGTGTACGCCGCTGCCGTTACGGGCAACGCTGCCGCCGTACGGCAGTGGCTGCAACAAAATGCCACACTCGCCACCACCAGCGGCGGCCCACACCACTGGGATCCCCTCACGTGGTGCTGCTTCTCGCGCTGGCTGCGTGACGACCCGTCGCGGCATGCCGAGTTCGTGGAGGTGGCCCGGGTGCTGCTCGAGGCCGGGGCGCCGGCGAACACCGGATTCGTCGACCACACACACGGCGAAACGCCGCAGCGGGAGAGTGCGCTGTATGGGGCGGCCGGTGTGGCCTTCTGTGCTCCACTGACGGCGCTGCTGCTGGCGCACGGCGCCGACCCGAACGACGAGGAGGTGCCGTATCATGCGGCCGAGGAGTACGCGCACGAGGTCGTGGCCGCGCTGCTGGCGGCGCCGGTGCCGCTCACGCGCGACAGCCTGGCCACCATGCTGCTGCGCGCCGCGGACTGGCACGATGACACCGGCGTGAGGCTTCTGCTGCAGCACGGCGTGCACCCCGATCATCCTGGCCGCTGGCCCCACTCGCCGTTTCTGCAGGCGGTGCGGCGCGACAACGAGGCGCGCATTGTGGAGCGGATGCTGGATGCGGGCGCCGACCCACTCCGCCGCTTCGGAGACGCGAACGCACTGGAGACGGCAGCGTGGCATGGGCGCACCGACCTCCTGCAGCGGTTCGCCGAGCGGGGCGTGCCGCTCCCCGACGACGGGCTCGCGGCCGTGGCGGTGGATGCCACTCTGGGTGACCTCCACGCGGTGCGGGCCCGGCTGTCCCGTGACGCCATGGTGCGCGAGGCCTTTCTGGCGCGCGCCGCAGCCTTCGCCTGCCGTGCCGCCGGCAACGGCATGCTCGCGCCGCTGGGCGTGCTGCTGCAGCTGCTCCCCACGGTGGACGTACGTTGGGGAGAGGGCGACGGCTACTGGGACATTGCGCCCCACAGTACGCCGCTGCACGTGGCGGCGTGGCGCGCGCAGCACGCGGTGGTGCAGCAGCTCATCGAAGCGGGCGCCGATGTGCACGCGTGCGACGGCCGGGGGCGCACCCCATTGCAGCGGGCCGTGGCGGCCTGCGTGGCCTCATTCTGGATGAACCGTCGGCAGCCCACGTCGGTGCGGGCGCTGCTGGAGGCGGGGGCAAGTGCCGAGGGTATTGCGCTTCCGACTGGCTACGACGCGATCGATGCGCTCTTCGAGCGGGGAGGCATGGGGTAA
- a CDS encoding ATPase — protein sequence MRFSSGRALRDQPAHAVTFFGMSGVGKTTLAGLLQKHDWFQYSVDYRIGTRYMGEHIVDNFKREAMKVPFLRQLLRSDSIYIRSNISFENLSPLSTYLGKPGNEAQGGIPFAEYKRRQAQHRQAEIRALLDVPEFIERATDIYGYAHFVCDSGGSLCEVVDPFDEHDAVLQCLSAHTMLVYIRGTASHTRMLVDRFQKHPKPMYYNPSFLDAKWAEYKVVRGIDADDQVDPDDFAVWGFEQLLAHRIPLYEAIAERYGYVIDMEAVPGVKTEDDLLALLARTIDTSVGGTAGRREERA from the coding sequence ATGCGATTCTCCTCGGGACGCGCCCTGCGCGATCAGCCGGCCCATGCCGTGACCTTCTTCGGCATGTCGGGCGTCGGCAAAACCACGCTGGCCGGGCTGCTGCAGAAGCACGACTGGTTCCAGTACTCGGTCGACTACCGCATCGGGACGCGGTACATGGGCGAGCACATCGTGGACAACTTCAAGCGCGAGGCGATGAAGGTGCCGTTCCTGCGCCAGCTGCTGCGCTCCGACTCCATCTACATCCGTTCGAACATTTCCTTCGAGAATCTGAGCCCGCTGTCCACGTACCTGGGCAAGCCCGGCAACGAAGCGCAGGGGGGAATTCCCTTTGCCGAGTACAAGCGCCGACAGGCGCAGCACCGGCAGGCGGAGATCCGGGCGCTGCTCGACGTACCGGAGTTCATCGAGCGCGCCACCGACATTTACGGCTATGCGCACTTCGTGTGCGATTCCGGAGGGAGTCTCTGCGAAGTGGTGGATCCCTTTGACGAGCATGATGCGGTGCTGCAGTGCCTGAGCGCGCACACCATGCTGGTCTACATTCGCGGCACGGCCAGCCACACGCGCATGCTGGTGGATCGGTTCCAAAAGCACCCCAAGCCCATGTACTACAATCCGTCGTTCCTCGATGCCAAGTGGGCGGAGTACAAGGTGGTGCGTGGCATCGACGCCGATGATCAGGTGGACCCCGACGACTTCGCCGTGTGGGGATTCGAGCAGCTGCTCGCCCACCGCATTCCGCTCTATGAGGCCATCGCGGAGCGGTATGGGTACGTGATCGACATGGAGGCGGTGCCGGGCGTGAAGACCGAGGACGACCTGCTGGCGTTGCTGGCGCGCACCATCGACACCAGCGTGGGTGGCACGGCCGGCCGTCGCGAGGAGCGCGCATGA